The sequence below is a genomic window from Candidatus Neomarinimicrobiota bacterium.
AGCAGCAGTAGCTGTAGTTGCTGCGCTACAAGGACAAAGTAAAGATCTTCCAGATTCAGAACAGATTGCCAATGTTGGTTCTATCTCAGCAAACAATGACCGTGAAATCGGTGAAAAAATTGCTGAAGCAATGGACAAAGTCGGCAAAGACGGTGTTATCACTGTTGAAGAATCCAAAACAGCAGAAACCTTTTTGGAAACTGTTGAAGGGATGCAATTTGACCGTGGTTACTTGTCTCCATATTTTGTCACCAATTCTGACAACATGGAAGCTGAGTTAGAAGATCCATATATTTTGATCTACGACAAAAAAATATCCAACATGAAAGACCTTCTTCCATTGTTGGAAAAAGTTGTTCAAACTGGTAAACCTGTCATGCTTATTGCTGAAGATATCGAAGGCGAAGCACTGGCAACATTGGTTGTGAACAAACTGCGCGGTACATTTAAAGTTCTGGCTGTGAAAGCACCGGGATTTGGTGACCGTCGTAAATCTATGTTAGAAGATATTGCTGTATTAACTGGTGGAACTGTTATCTCTGAAGATGCAGGTTACAAACTGGAAAATGCAACACTGGACTATCTTGGTACTTGTAAACGTGTGGTTTCTGATAAAGATAATTCCACTATTGTTGGCGGTAGTGGTGAATCCGATGCCATCAAAGGTCGTATCAACGAAATCAAAGTTCAGATTGAAAAAACATCCTCCGATTATGATCGTGAAAAACTGCAAGAACGTCTGGCGAAATTGTCCGGTGGTGTAGCAGTGATTAATGTCGGCGCCGCAACTGAAGTAGAAATGAAAGAAAAGAAAGCACGTGTTGAAGATGCATTGCACGCAACTCGCGCAGCTGTAGAAGAAGGTATCATCCCAGGTGGCGGTGTTGCTTTACTTCGCAGTATTCCTGCTTTAGACAAAGTCAAAGTTGATGAAGAACAAGCTGTTGGTGTGGACATTATGCGTCGTGCACTGGAAGCGCCTCTTCGTCAAATTTGCGAAAATGCTGGTGTTGAATCCTCAATTATCGCACAAGCTGTTCGTGAAGGCAAAGATGATTTTGGTTATGATGCTCGGACTGGCGAATATGTAAATATGTTCAAAGCCGGTATCATTGATCCAACCAAAGTTGCTCGTGTTGCTGTGGAAAATGCCTGCTCTATCGCAGGGATGATTCTCACGACTGAAGCTGCTGTTACAGACATTCCTGAGAAGGATATGCCTGCAATGCCTCCAATGGATCCAGGAATGGGTGGCATGGGCGGTATGATGTAATCTGAGGATTACCTCAGTTTTTATGAAAAGCCCCCCGCATTTTGCAGGGGGCTTTTTTATTTCCTTGAATTGCCGTACCTATCTTTTTACTTTGTACAAATGTTTAATGGAGTTTTTAATATGAAAAGATTACTAATGATAATCGGTGCTATTTATGGATTTGCAATGATTTCTTGTAATGGTAACAATGATGCTGATACGGATTTGGCGACCCAATTCTCTAAAACGGTTTCCATTTTTGGTATAAAGATTATGGCAACCGAATCGACAGGTGAGGCAAAAGTGATCCATGCAGCCAAGGTACTTGCCCAGTATTTAGACAATGATGAAGATGGTAAAGTGGATAACCAAGCTGTGGTGGATAAACTGACATCCGTTAATGCCACATTGGTCATGTTTAAAGATGAGAATGAAGCTGATAATTTTGATTATGATGGTCCGGATTTAGACCATGCTCAAGGATTATTTGATGACGAAACAATTCCATCTTTTAATAAGAATTCAACCAATTCAAGGTTTGATGCTTCTTTAGAGGAAGTTTTACATTTGATTACCCACGAAGGTTATTCAAAAGTGTACCCTGATTTGGCTGAAAAGAAAGGATCTAAAATTGCTAATGCCATGGATAAGGCTCGTGGTGGTTATTTTGAAAGTCCGCCTTCAACATACCCTGGAGGTGCATGGTATTCTTATGATGATGAAACGTGTGAGTACGATTGTATGATTACAGAATATTTCTATTGGGCCTTGACCAGTATGATGGGTGCTCAAGGATATTCAGGACGGTCAAATGAAATTGGTCATGAATGGAAATTGAATACACTCAAAAAAGTAAAAACAGGAGATTCTGATGTGTATGAAATTTTAACCGATCCACAATATAAGTTACCCGCAATTCTCCCCGATGGCGAATACAATGGGTTTTCGATTTCGTTAGATAAATAACTTTTTGTATTACCGGTCCAAGTTTGGCATGACAAATATTTTTTTACCTCACCTTGACTAACAAAAGTCTCCTCGAGTAAATTCTTTTTCATATGGGAATCATTCGTTTAAAAAATATGCAGTTTTACGGCTTCCACGGCGTGAGCGAATCTGAAAAACATTTGGGCGGTCGCTTTGAGGTGGATGCTAAAATGACACTATCTTTGAAATCAGCTTGTGAATCTGATGACTTGAATAAAACCATCAATTACGAATCCATATATCAAACAGTGGGTGATTGTGTTAAGAAGGATAAGTTTTACTTAATCGAAGCATTAGCCAATTCGATTGCCAAAGATATTCTAAAAAACCATCCTATTGATTCTATTACTATTCGCGTAAGAAAACCACATGCGCCTGTGCGAGGCGTGCTGGATACGGTTGAAGTGGAGATTATGCGCTCCAAGGCGGATTATGCCTGAATTGGTCTACCTCGGAATTGGATCAAACATCGGTGACAGAGAAACAAATATCTTTTCAGCAATTGCTGCTTTAGAAGTCCGGAATGAAATTACCGTAAGTAGGAGTGCTTCAATTTATGAAACAGATCCGTTATATAATGCTGATCAGCCCAAATTCCTTAATACGGTTGTTGAACTAAAAACAGATCTTGATCCGGAAGTACTGTTGCAAGTATGTCAGGGGATTGAACTTATGTTGGGTAGACCGCGGGATCATAAAAAGAATGAACCACGGGTGATTGATATTGATATCCTAGCTTATGAAACCAAAATGATTGAAATGACTCATTTAAACATTCCCCACCCAGAGATATTTGCACGTAAGTTTGTCCTTGTTCCTTGGGTAGAACTTGCGCCGGAATTCATGGTGCAAAGTTTTAACAGGACAGTTTTAAAATTACTTGAATTATGCCCGGACATATCTAATGTTCGGTTGCATCCATTGGAAAAATCTGCATGAGAAATTTGTATTATGTTGCTATAGAAGGTTCGATTGGTGTCGGGAAAACTAGTTTAGCGAAACTCCTTTCTGACAAGCTAGGCGCTAAATTAGTTTTAGAAGCATTTGAGGATAATCCATTCCTGTCCGATTTCTATGAAGACCCGGAACGGTTTGCCTTTCAAACACAACTTTGGTTTTTACTTCAGCGCTACCAGCAACAGCAGGATTTGCGCCAAGTAGATATGTTCCACAACCTCATCCTTACGGACTATATGTTTGTGAAAGATCGCCTTTTTGCATCTTTGAATTTGAAGGAAAAAGAAATGTCCCTTTATGATACAGTGGCCAATATGATGGAACGCAACGTTATCCATCCTGACCT
It includes:
- the folK gene encoding 2-amino-4-hydroxy-6-hydroxymethyldihydropteridine diphosphokinase, with the translated sequence MPELVYLGIGSNIGDRETNIFSAIAALEVRNEITVSRSASIYETDPLYNADQPKFLNTVVELKTDLDPEVLLQVCQGIELMLGRPRDHKKNEPRVIDIDILAYETKMIEMTHLNIPHPEIFARKFVLVPWVELAPEFMVQSFNRTVLKLLELCPDISNVRLHPLEKSA
- the groL gene encoding chaperonin GroEL (60 kDa chaperone family; promotes refolding of misfolded polypeptides especially under stressful conditions; forms two stacked rings of heptamers to form a barrel-shaped 14mer; ends can be capped by GroES; misfolded proteins enter the barrel where they are refolded when GroES binds) — its product is MAKEITYDLEARNALKSGVDKLANAVKVTLGPKGRNVVIEKKFGAPTVTKDGVTVAKEIELDNKLENIGAQMVKEVASKTSDVAGDGTTTATVLAQALVAEGLKNVTAGANPMSIKRGVDAAAVAVVAALQGQSKDLPDSEQIANVGSISANNDREIGEKIAEAMDKVGKDGVITVEESKTAETFLETVEGMQFDRGYLSPYFVTNSDNMEAELEDPYILIYDKKISNMKDLLPLLEKVVQTGKPVMLIAEDIEGEALATLVVNKLRGTFKVLAVKAPGFGDRRKSMLEDIAVLTGGTVISEDAGYKLENATLDYLGTCKRVVSDKDNSTIVGGSGESDAIKGRINEIKVQIEKTSSDYDREKLQERLAKLSGGVAVINVGAATEVEMKEKKARVEDALHATRAAVEEGIIPGGGVALLRSIPALDKVKVDEEQAVGVDIMRRALEAPLRQICENAGVESSIIAQAVREGKDDFGYDARTGEYVNMFKAGIIDPTKVARVAVENACSIAGMILTTEAAVTDIPEKDMPAMPPMDPGMGGMGGMM
- the folB gene encoding dihydroneopterin aldolase, producing the protein MGIIRLKNMQFYGFHGVSESEKHLGGRFEVDAKMTLSLKSACESDDLNKTINYESIYQTVGDCVKKDKFYLIEALANSIAKDILKNHPIDSITIRVRKPHAPVRGVLDTVEVEIMRSKADYA
- a CDS encoding deoxynucleoside kinase gives rise to the protein MRNLYYVAIEGSIGVGKTSLAKLLSDKLGAKLVLEAFEDNPFLSDFYEDPERFAFQTQLWFLLQRYQQQQDLRQVDMFHNLILTDYMFVKDRLFASLNLKEKEMSLYDTVANMMERNVIHPDLVIFLQADTETLMRNISRRGRDFEKNMSEDYIDALNQVYNEYFFRYQDTPLVIINTNNIDFVNNERDLEEVINYIRQPVTGTKFFNPTTGL